In a genomic window of Helianthus annuus cultivar XRQ/B chromosome 10, HanXRQr2.0-SUNRISE, whole genome shotgun sequence:
- the LOC110886545 gene encoding protein IQ-DOMAIN 14, with the protein MGKASRWFKSLLGMKKHKQNTPSPPSPPPPPPVDINPPPCNDPTWLTSYTSATEKERNKHAIAVAAATAAAADAAVAAAQAAVAVVRLTSFGRGTLFNGGGDRWAAVKIQTNFRAYLARKALRALRGLVKLQALVRGFLVRKKAAATLYSMQALHRAQTAARSQQRARRLVKDRRVQPETRHRKSTERFDHETRSEFHSKRLSTSYESTTNSYDESLKIVEIDTYRPHARSRRIHTCTTDSSDESHYHHNMSSPLPCNIPTRKTIECGHFHDPEWGFIGEDYKYSNTTQSTPRLAKLYGTNVPPTPARSVCGDGYFRPYSNHPSYMANTQSFNAKQRSHSTPKQRPELGTKRRQSLIEIMASRSSFSGLRMQRSCTKAQEAINS; encoded by the exons atgggCAAAGCTTCACGCTGGTTCAAGTCTTTGTTGGGTATGAAGAAACACAAACAAAATACACcatcaccaccgtcaccaccaccaccaccgccggtGGATATAAACCCTCCACCGTGTAATGATCCCACTTGGTTGACATCTTACACGTCAGCAACAGAGAAAGAACGGAACAAACATGCAATTGCTGTTGCTGCAGCCACCGCCGCCGCAGCTGATGCCGCCGTCGCCGCCGCACAGGCCGCCGTGGCGGTGGTGAGACTCACCAGCTTCGGCAGAGGAACGCTTTTTAACGGCGGCGGAGACAGATGGGCTGCCGTTAAGATTCAAACAAACTTTAGAGCTTATTTG GCAAGAAAGGCTCTAAGAGCTTTAAGAGGACTAGTGAAGCTACAGGCTCTTGTTAGAGGGTTTCTTGTGAGGAAAAAGGCAGCTGCAACTTTATATAGTATGCAAGCTCTCCATAGAGCCCAGACTGCTGCTCGGTCCCAACAACGGGCCCGCCGCTTGGTTAAAGATCGTAGGGTTCAACCCGAAACCCGTCACCGAAAATCGACC GAGAGATTTGATCATGAGACAAGAAGTGAATTCCATAGCAAGAGGCTCTCAACTTCATACGAATCAACAACTAATTCATATGATGAGAGCCTAAAAATAGTTGAAATCGACACGTATAGACCACATGCGAGATCCAGGCGTATACACACATGTACAACCGACTCTAGTGACGAATCACATTACCACCACAATATGTCATCTCCCCTGCCTTGCAACATCCCTACACGTAAGACAATCGAGTGTGGGCATTTTCATGATCCCGAGTGGGGATTCATCGGTGAAGATTACAAATACTCAAACACCACTCAAAGCACGCCCCGTTTGGCGAAGTTATACGGGACAAACGTGCCTCCAACTCCCGCAAGAAGTGTATGCGGGGACGGCTATTTTAGGCCTTATTCGAACCATCCAAGTTACATGGCGAACACACAATCGTTCAATGCGAAACAGAGGTCTCATAGTACTCCTAAGCAAAGGCCAGAGTTGGGGACAAAAAGGAGGCAATCTCTTATTGAAATAATGGCATCAAGAAGTAGTTTTAGTGGCTTGAGGATGCAAAGGTCTTGTACGAAAGCTCAAGAAGCTATAAACTCATAA